Within the Buteo buteo chromosome 2, bButBut1.hap1.1, whole genome shotgun sequence genome, the region GAAATAGGGCACCCACAGTGAtgtggggctgctgctgtggggcCGACATGtcccagtggggtggggtgtggggAGAGCAGAGTGTGTGCAGTTGCAGCCTGCTGGTGAGAGAGCCATGGGGGGGAGGGCAGGCTCAGGGAACCTGTGCTGAAGGAGGGGCCTGTGACCCGGCAAAGTGCAAGAGGGTTAGGATGTCTGGGTATCTTGGGGCTTGGCGGGGAAGGCAGTAGCAGGGGGTAGCATCACCCAGAGGCAGCTCTGGGCATGTGGTGGAGGTAGGTCCATCTGCCAGCACAGGGGCCATGCAGGACAGGTCAGTAGCACGGGATGGGGAACAAGTGTTAAGGTTGAACTAGAGCAAAGCGACCATGAAGGTGTTACAGGAACATCTTCTGTTGCAGTGTGCCCTTAGATCTTACCCAGTGATGGCTGGTAGCGGATACATGGAAGGAGGGCACAAAATGGGGCCAGGTTCAGAGGGATTTTCCTGGTGACAGTGGTGCCTTTGAAGACCTGGAAGCTCAGGCTGGTTTAATAgcctttctgttcccttttcctCAGGGCTCACAAATAAGGACTGGCTATAGCTGCAGCCTGACAGCAGGTTGTTACTACACTGCAGAATGTGCCTTTGGGACTAGGATATTGCAGTGGGCACGTTGGGTTGTGGTGGATCCTGAGTACCACCATAGGTCAGAGGATACTCCCAGCAGAGAAGGATTTCGCAGCCATGAGAGCTGAGCGGGGCCAGTAGGTTTGGCCAAGGTAACCAGATGTGAGGGCATCTGGACCGGACTGGGAGGATGCTCTACACAGAGGCTTGGTGGGTTGTGTGGGAGCATAACACACATCCTGTGAGCCGAGGACATCTGCCCAGGTACACCTCCCATAGACCTCATAGgttcttctgcaaaataaaagtgcATTTGGAAACTTAGATCAAAAAAATAACGTGGTCTGGAAAGACTGTCATCATAGTTTGACAATCTGAAGGCAGACAGTTGGGATTATTTTCCAGCTCTCTGCTTGAGTGGTCCAGAATAGTTTATTGGTCTTCAGCTGGTCATTCTGGGTGCTGTGCTAGCTAATGCAGCTTGGGAAGCGTAGGTTGTTTCCTATTTCAGTGCTGCTGATACCAGCCAGGTTATAGTATGATGAACTTGTTTCATCCTGTTGTTCTGCTGTTCATGACTCAGAAATTTATCATGTGTGTAACAACaatgtgtttctgttttgggaagggagatctccaggaaaaaacaatGAGGAGCTGATCTAACTGGTTGGGGAATTCCAGGCACTTTGAAACTAACAATCTGGTATTTAGGTAGAAGTAGAGGATACTTCAGTTAATATAATTCTTAAATAATTCCCTGTATTTGTATCTTTCTTCCTTTAGGGAGACTCCTACCCACTGGCAGCCTCTGCCAGGTACGAAAGCAGCCATGTTGGTCAAGGTGAATAGTTTGAGGCAGATACAGAGCTCTTCAAACAGTTTGCTTCAGCTGCAGAGTGCTCCAGAGGCCAACAGCCAAAAATCCCTTCCAAAACCAGCCATATATGCTCAGCCTCAATCCACGACCCAGAGTCCTGGAGCCACAAAGCAAATGCCTACAGGAGAAACGAAGCAGTCTATGCAGATCAAAAAGATGGAGAATGGTGGGTTTTGCCTAGTGCTGATGAATGGTCCAACTTCTCAAACACCTTCAAGGAGCCAGACAGGAACCCCCCAGCCTGCATCCCCCAAGTATGCCTCCCCTGCACCTATATATGATGAGCCATCTTTAGAGTCTCCAATTTATGATGAGCCACCAGTAGATATGGACACTGAAAGCATCAGTATGAGTGGGATGTCTCCACCAAGGTCACCAAGCAATAGcttaaaaaagcagctgcaatcAACCAAATTATTACAGCATCCAGGTATGCAACAGCAGCAAGCTGCAAAGAAGCATGCAGGAAATCCCTCTTCCACTGAATACAGCCCAGCTGGCAGAGAATATATAAAACACATGGTCAATGTTGACCAGTCTTCCAAACTCTCCCACTCTTCTGCTACAACAGCTGATGCCTCTAAACTGCCTGGTCAGCTTACTTCAAAGGACAGCTTCAAGCAGTCTTGGAGGATCTTGGAAGCCAACATCCTGAAGAACATGGAAGCCCACCACAGTCAGCAGAACAGCCTGCAAACTCAAGAGTACCCAACCAGTATAAGCCACCAGGATTCTGGTTATTCGACTGGCCCTTCTCCAAGCttgagaagaaggaaaggaaggaggcaaGGGACAGGTCAAGGAAGACCTGgctctgtgggcagcagcagtgagCTCACAGCTTTGAATGATAAGCTGATTGCCGAGATGCGTGCTGTGGTGGGCAGGTCAGCAGCTTGCAGGGGAAGCAAAGCCAGCCTCGATGCTGAAAGTCTGGAGAGTGGCAtcccagcagagagcagcaaagtCAGATTTCAGTCTGACCACTTGAAAAAATGCATCAGCCGGAGCTCAAGGGATGACGTCTCAGCTAGTAATAGGTCTCTGTATAGACAGGGCCTGGAGAGCAGGGGCAGCTTTCCCAACAGTGTGGCTGTTCCACAGGATGCAGTGAGGCAGAAGAGGACTTTTGAGAAAATAGATTCTTTAGAAAAGAACGTGCCCAGCCAGACAAGTTCAGCTTCATCAGATGCTACACACCACTCCTCCCAGGTACCTCCCCATCTACACTGGGTTAAATTGCACGCCTTTGCTGGACTGTTGTACCTCATCTGCTCCCGGGTGGGTTTAGTGGATGTGCTGCAGGTGGAACACATCTGTGCCTGCAGAATAGCAAACAGGTCATAAAGCTTCACAGTTTTGCAGGTGGAGACTGCATTTCAGGTCTGTGGCATGAGAGGTGGGGGAATTGTGGAGGGGCTTGTGTCCAGCAAGCCCTCAGCGCTGCAGGTAGCTCTGCTATGTTACTTGGGTAAATCTGCTGCCTGATCGTTTTACTGACACTCATGTCTTCTTTAGTAGCCCTTGCCCTCACATGTCCTTTCTGCATTGGCATGGCCAGAGTTGGTGGGGTACAGGATGCAGGCACCAGGATTTGCATGGCTGCATGGCCACATGGCAGtggtttctggttttttgtctcttttctttttctaatagTTCCTCATACTCTGTTCTCCCTTCCGATCATTCCTGAGCATTGAAtggaaatattcagaaaaccGGTGACGGTGCCTCTAGCATCTTCTTGTTGGAAACAGCTGTTTTAAAGCCCATTAGTGTGCGTGCACAAGTGGAGTAGTTTTTCTCTATAACGCAGCTCTTCTTCAGAATTTAGTTTGCCGTCTTTTCTCGTATTTGGATTTGAAGGAACCTCCTGCTTTCATGGTTTTAGTTCAGATTTAGGTTCTACATAGGTAATTTTATATCCTGTGaaggttttgtcttttttctctttgatcaTTCTTCCAATTATTTCACTCCTGCTGAACAGCCCGAGTCTCTGCATCTCTTCTGTGAGGCACAGCTGATAACAATCCTCCAGTGTGAAAAGTGACTATTTATTTTAAccatttgttctcttttctcctgttcGCTAGTCCATGACCTTTCATGAAGAAACTCAGCAAAGCTCCTTGACCATTTCAGATTGCTCCAGTAGACCTGTGAGGTGTAACTTTTCTCTAAAAGCCAGGCTGACCTCCCACTGTGTCagatttatgtgtgtgtgttctcCTCTTTATTGTAATTTCTGATCGATATTGCCTTGCATTCACCTGAAACCCTTTTTAAAAGGGGTGATGTTCCTGcgttttccatttttcaagcACAGGGCCAGCTTGAGGTTACACAACTCTCATGTTACAGTTAATAGTTCAGCAATTTCATTTCACAGCCTCTTTAAGCTTGCTGGAAGACTACTATCCGGTCTTCAGGATGTGTTAAACCTCATTGCATTGATAGGGAGAGCTGAGACTTGATGTCTTGATTATGCACAAGCAATGGTGGGTTGGGGATAGGCTGTGAATGGccttgaaaatgaagaaaaataattcatgtgTGGTAGGATGGAGAAGGAGAATATAGTGGAAGATGTAAGAAGATGAATGTTATGGTAAAGGCAATGAGTCAATGAATAAATGCTCTATTTACAGAAATACTCTGAGATGTAAGAGTCCAAGTAAGATGGGGAGGAGGTTGCAGAGAATACAGCAGCAAAATTGCTGCCTTGCCTGAAAGTGGCACTGTGTGGCTTGAGCCACCAGCAATGTCCTGTGCTGGGCCTGCATGATGGAGAGGAGAATCGGGAGATGAGGAAATTCATTATCTGAGGAAGGTGGGCAGAAGTTCTAGGACAGGCTGAGCAGAGGTGGATGTGTACTGTCAGCACAAAGATAATAGCTGGGTAGTTGTATGAGTGAGAttagagagagaagaggagagaaccAAGAGCCTGTTGAACCTCTAGAGAGTATAAGGAGGTGGATCCTCAGAAGTAACATGCTGAAGGAGCAATTAGGGTGATAGGAGGAAAACCAACTCTGGGCATGGAAGGTGGTTTGAAGGAGACTGAGGATGGAGGTGGCAGAAAAAACTGCAGGCAGGGATTTTTAGGCAGTGTGTTGGGTGAATTCAGAGAGTGTGAGGAGGTACAGGGGTAACTCAAGggataaaaaaccaaaacgaagtagaagagcaggagaaatgATTGTGCCCCAGGCTGGCAATAAAAGGCAGTGTGATGTGTGCTAATCCTGTCATCCACATGTAGGTACATGTTGGGTGTAAGATAGGGAAGGGTTGGACTGCACAAGCCTCTGTCGTGAGTTCAGCAGTTCCTCCTtactaagaagaaaacactgactTAGTCAAAACATTTAAGAACTACCATGTATTTTGGGGTTGACTGTAGGCCAGGACCGGAATAGAGTGTGGCACGCAAGTTAAAGGTGATccatgaagaaggaaaatgcatgttttatttcactttttccactgcaaaaccaaaatttacaggttttctgtttctttgtctccctttaaaaacaaaaaacctcaagaTTATCTTGTTTGGCTTTATCCTACTTGCTGGAGATCTCCTTGGAGAATGCATAGTGCAGTGTGGGCTGTTTAGCTCTTAGTTTCTGTATGTGGGAATTTCAAGTCTAACAAAACGTCTGTTTCCTAGAACAACTTGTTGGGTGTTTGAGTTCAATATGTGTCCCAGGTTGCTACTTCCATCCAAAACAGAGAGTTCTGGATGGGCAAAATAAGTGTCTTATTCTCACAAGTAGTTATTACACATCATTTTCTTGGGATCAGTACTACCAAAGTTCTAATTATGTAGTTATCCATAGCGATCACTGGGGAAGGATGATGGGACAAGGGCTGCATGTAAAAACTGCATACAAAgtctgggaggaaggagggtctttgtctctgctgcttatCTCTGTAAACTTGTGTCCCTGGAGCAAATGAGTTTGATCACTGCAGACTGTGAGTGGGGAGCAGCTGTTCCTAGttctctgagaagaaaaaataacccaGTACTTGTGAACAATTCTGATTTAATTTGGGGAAGGTTATGCCTATCTTGGATAGGAAAACATGGTACGGAGCCCATTGCAGAGGTGTTCCTGAGTCCTGTGCAGTGGTACTTGCAGAAGCTCTGGGTCTGTAGTCACAGGCTATATCTTTCCTATGGATGCTGAGGACCAGGGCCTGTTTGGCAGGAGGTCGTGGTGTGTCTGTAGGGTACAGTGCAAGCCAGTTCCGTTGGTGGTGGAAGTTGACTGATGCAGATATCCAGTCTCCTTCACTTCACCAACTCACACACAATTTATCCTACCTGGGTGACAGCCTTGCCATCAAAGAGCTGTGCCCATGCTCCGCTGCTCCTCTCTTAGCTTCTTCTGTCCCATTTCTGTGTCTGGCCAGTATTTCTGTTAGGAGGGTCATAGTGGAATTGAGATATGTATTTTCAATGCCTCGATGCAGAGGCTGTCCAGACACAGGCTGCCCAAagctcagcagctcctggtGGTTGCTAGCCatgttgatttgtttttttctgggttttttttttgctagatcTTAGAAAAATGGTAAAGGCAGGAACTAGCTATGGGATTGTGGGGGCCACAAAGGgtaaaaatgagaaggaaacGGTGCTAACAGTGCTGTGGCTGTCTAGTCTCTGCCACCCACCTCCTGGGTTCCTGTGGCTCCGCAGGAGCTGAGGGGTGAAGAGTGGGGAGAGGAACTTGCCTTCTTGGTATGTGCTTGGTGCCACAGAGCTgcactgctgctctgggagtcagcccagctcctgcttggGCTTTCCCCAGAGCTCTGGGACAACTTGGACAGTCAGCCCTGTTACTCCATGTCCCAACACTTCCCTTCGCGACAGCATCAGTGTGTGGCTGTGCCAGCCAGGCTCTTGAAGAACTGCTGATGTCAGCCACCAATTCTGCACAAAATCATGTTTTGTACAGATTCACCACTTTGCAGTTGCTGGTAGCTTCATGACTCACTGTTGATAATTTTCCTAGCAGGCTAAGGAGTCatctaagctgcttttaacacGTCTGTTCTCCATTGCAGCCTGGGACAATAGAGTTGGACTCCAAGCAGGAGAGCAGTGGCCAGCCTGGTGGCTGCATAGGATATCATTTCCCTTACAATACTCTACGGAAGCCCATCTCCCAGAGCAGCATGGCAGACTGGGCTTCTAAAAACCTGAACATGCACACGCAGGGCATCTTCCGCCGAAGGATCTCCATCTCCAACATGCTGTCCTGGAATGGTGGCTCTATCAAGAAGCCAATGCTCATTACTAGCAACCGCACGATCAAAAAAGAGGCATGTGAGATGTTCAAACTGGTGCAGAGCTACATGGGAGATCGTCAGACTCGCATGGACCAGAATCACGTGGCGTTGGTCACAGTCACCAAGTGCTGGAGCATGCAAGGTTTACGGGATGAGCTCTACATACAACTGATCCGGCAAACAACAGATAATACATGCTACCGAAGTCTGGCATGGGGCTGGGAACTGATGGCCATCAGTCTGgcctttttctccccatcacCAAAATTTCAATCTTATCTTGAAGGTTACATTTATCGCCACCTTGACAGTGATGAAAACAGTAAGTGCTTCATGCACACCCACTCTGACCCCAGCAGCATTCTGGTGTGTTGTGCCACTTATTCagggttttctggtttttaaaaaaacaggtagTCACCAGCCAGTGCTGTGGTTTCCGTCAGTGAGAGCACCATGTGCTGCATGGGATGAAGCTGCCACCAGCTCATCTCCCTGCAGTTCTCACTTTTGTCTGGTAAAGAAATGCCAGCCCTAGACTGTGCTCGTCTCACTGATCAGCATGGCAAGATCAGCCCTGAAAAGAGCTGATTTGGACCCACCAAGGGCAGAGTTTCTTTGGGTTCTCTGAAGACATGATTTGCTTCAAAGTTCCTtaaagcaggcaaaaaaaaaaaaaaaaaaaaaaaaagatgaatgttaatacagaattttttaagGGAGCCATTGCAAACATTGCGAACAGGTCTTAGCTTGGCAAATAGTCGGGGATCCTGAAGGATGCTGGCTTTTGTTGTGAATAGATGCGATTTATCTGTCTTTCACAAGCCTTGTGGACCAGCCCAGGATATATTCAGTTATTACCCCAATTTTAAACTGCCATAgcatcctgggggggggggggggggcggggaagcCAAGTGCCAGCCTGGAGAGTATTTATTGGCTGATTTTCACTGTTTCAGCAGTGCTTGCTGTGTCTTGTCCAGTCTCAGGTGAGAAACCAGAGCACCTATTTCCATTTGGGGTTTCAAATGCAGATTAAAGCCCCCACAGGTCTGCAGGGCAGGTGGAGAAGTTCTGCCCCAGCACCTCTCTGCCCCTGCTAGTAAGCAGTGGTGCAATGCCAACCTTTGCCTTGTTTCATGCTTCTAGCCTTGACGTGGGGTTCCTTCACTGAACTTCTGGATGTGCAACactggtttgggttttcatAAGGATCCTAAACCCTTGTCACTTCTCCCCAAAACCATTCCCTCCAGCTATGCTTGGCCCAGGAGTGAAAAATcaccctgccagcaccagggtCCAGGCAGCAAGGAGGAGTAATCTGAACTATTTGAGTGGGTTGTTCCTTCTGCTGGTATTTAGGCAATAAGTTTGTCTAGGTATAAGCTTGCTGCCTGGAGCCCCTTCTCAACTATTTGGCCATTTGGAGAAGTTGAGCGGTGTTCTGGGCTCCTCACTCTGATGTGTTCAGAGCTGGCCGTGGTACAGGACCTTTGCCCAAGCAGACCTCAAGCTGGAGTTGGGCTGGCTACCATGTCTAAGGGCAGTTCTGGGATTTGGTATTTTATCATTCCACATTGTTAATCCAGAGCCTCTTTTGAATTTTCAGTTGCCCAGCGCATCAAGGAGCTTGTGGatctgaaaaacaagaagaactcaaaatccaggaaaaagagaaaacaaaacactgaggATGAAGGTAAAGGCAGGCACAGCATGCAGGGAGCCAAGAGGGAGGACCACACTGACCTCAGACAGACGGGGATGCTGAGCTCCGCTGAAAATCAGATCATTTAAGTGCATAGACTTAGATTTGCAAAATTTTACTGCAGGTGGCTGGTGTGAGAGGTTTGACCAGAGCATGGATCAGCAGTGTGGGTGGCAGCTGGGCAGCAAGTGGGACATGTAGCAGTGTGGCAGCAGGTCTGGACCCCTTTCACTCACAGTTGTATGAGAAAAGGGATTTTAATTTGTATGCAGACCTGGGGCTGTAATTCAACTGGTCTGTGTATGCCACTGAGTTTTCTATAGCACATTCCAGTGCTAAAAGCCGTACAAGCCAGTGTGTTGAAAAGAACCTGTCTCAATTGTAGTAGTGGATTTTGTAAACCACCACCCAACCTGAGGACCTTCAGGGAGGACACTGATACCTGGCAAAGAGCActgcctttttctctccagtaGTGGCTTCCTCTTGTCCATGCTTCCTGGACTCTGCAGTTCAGGGCTTGCAATAGCATCTCTGCTGAATGAACAAGAGCTCACATATTCCTCCAGCCTCAGGTTTTAACTACTGGTTGCAGAATAATAATTTATCTGGCTAAAGTCTTGCTAGACAAAGtccattcaattttttttttatattgctttcaGGAAACTTGAGTCAACCCTGTGAATTTGTATCAGGCAGCAGTTTATATCATGTGGCCTTGGTATTTTTAATCTGGGAGAGCTAGAGTCCAGCTCCCTGCATTGCTGAGCCCTACCTGATGCCTGTGCAGACATGGCAGCTGCGCTCTCCTGCAGTGGTTTCCCTGTGTCACTGCTCccccaaagcagctgcaagCCTGGGAGGTGACTGAGGAGGTCCCTTGGTCACAGCCCCTGCTGTAAGAGTGTCTATCACTTCTCTGTCTCCAGTGGGATTTGGAGCAGAGACCTGAAATTGCACAGAGGGATTATATTTCTGGTAGGGAtatgtctttttcctttcctgttgaGGCCCTGGACAGCCCATTCTGAGTCTTTGAAAAGTCATTTTGCTTGTGCTCGGAGGGACTTTGACATCTTCATGGGACAACTCCCCGGAAATTGGTTTGGGCAGGGTGTGCTCTATCTTGTGGCTGAGCAGGCTCTTCTGTGCAATTGCTTGCCTATGTTGCATGTGCTGGAGTTGTGCTTAGTAGGATAGAGATAGTTTTTCcctaaaactaaaaaatatatctaaaatatatatgtatttatatatgaaatGTTATGAAAAAGGCATGCCAGGATAGCTTTATAGAGTTTCCAGAACGAACCACTTGAAAGTCAGAAGTGCCTGTGTGGCCTCAGATGGGGCTCTGGTGACAGGTCACACACTACTCCCTTTGCTGGACCCTCTCTGCTTTCTGGCACACAGAAGACCTGCTCTGGCAGTGAACTGGAGCTTTAGAATAAATGAGCTGGTCTGCAGGCTCCTGCCGGCTTCTGCAAACATGGCGAGGGGTGCAGCAAAAGAGGCAGGAGGGCTGGCAGGTCACTTGAACCAGCTTTTTCACAAGTGACCAGTAATGCTGAGGATTTTTTCCGGGGCCTGACCTCAGAGCTGCACCTGAAGTAAGGGGAGATCCTGCAGGAACATGCCAGGTTCTATCTGCTGCTGACTGGAAAGGTCAGGCTTTTCTTCAGGATGCCTATGTCTGCTCCACTGGCCTTGCCTGCCAGACACGTGAGGGGTGGGTAGAATGCAGCTCCCTGAAGTTGCAAGGCAAATGTGAGAAGTTGTTCATTAGTAGCTCTGAAATACTTAGATGCTTATGGATGTAGCAGCAATTTAGCAGAGAAATCCACGAGGAAATTAAATGTACTGTCTTCAAACAGAACTGAACAGAGGTATGTAGAGATGTATTTAagtctttcagtgaaaaatggaGTTAAAGCAGtgattacacacacacacacactctcactTCTTTCAGTGCAGAGGCTTGTAAGTAAACACTTGGGTGAGTAAACATTTATCATCTGACACACacccaaagaaataattttgaagtttCCCATGCTTACCTCTGCAATCTTCATCTTCTAGTGTAATTCTCTGTGAGTAAATGAAATATGAAGGTGGTGTGAGATCTTTTCATGGATCAATAACCCATTGGAAGGCAGAAGAATAACAGGTAGAAATAAATcatgtgttttcagaaagaggattgctGATCCTGCAGGAATGTAAGCTGGGCTTTGAGTCTATACAAGGAGGCAAATAATGAGCTGGCAGCTCGGTGTTGGTACAAAATTATTCAGCATTGTAAAAACTAAAGGTGCAGAAGGATCTAGCAAGCGTGAGTGAGCTATCAAGCAGCAGAGATGGTGTCAACAAAAGCAAAGTATTATACATGGGAGAGACGTCCCTAACTGCATGTGCAGCAGCAGGCTCCTATATAGCTGTTTCAGGGTCGGAAAGACATTTTGCACCTTGTATATAGATTTCCAGCAATGTGTATACACAGTGCTGGGAAGTGGTCCAAAACCAGAGGATCAGGAGCTTGTagaaaagggacaaagagcaaaCCAGCACTCGGCCATAGTAGTGCTGTGCCCACTTTGCATGTCCTGCCCACGGTCCCTCCAGGGCTGATGAGTGCAGCAGGGGAAGCCCCACAGGAGCTGGAcctggaggagagaggaggggcaAAGGTCAGTGGGCTGAAAGAAATTGCAGGTCACCTGGGgaaagcaagaggaagaaattttctCCTTGTTTGTCGTAGCGGAAGAATTGGAAACCacctggttttgttgttgggcAGCAGGCTTAAGAACGCTCTGTCCTGAAGCACAAAATTAAATCGTTAAGAGTCAGCAGGTTAGGAGAATAACAGGTTTAGGAACAAATGGGACAAATTCAAATGAGGGAGGTCTGTCAGTCGATGGTTAATGGTCCAGATGCAGCACTGCCTCAGGGTATCTCCCATCTGCTGTTAGCTGGGAGATTTTTGCAGGGGAATACTCATTTTTCAGACTTCCTGTATCTGTTTCTTATCCTCCTGGTGGCAGATGCAGGTTGCTGATTCGTACGGTCCCTTGGGCTGACAAAGCACGGCATTTCCCATGTAGGGAATGGTGATGGAGCAGCATTGCTGGGATGCAGAAGGACACACTGGTGgtgtgaggaagaggagctAAAACACTGCCATAAAATAGGGGTGCCTGGGCAGATCTAAGCCAGGAGAGCAGCGCTGGTGCAAAGCCTAGCTGAGCTGCTCAGGAGGCACCTACCCCtgtgctaaagagcacagcaggaTGGGGCCCTGGTCTGAGAGCCTCCTCTGACTGTGCCAGACTGAGGTCTGTGAGAGGCCACCATAGATCGGAGAAATACTCAGacagcagcttctgctgggCTAAAATATGTGTCCTGTGGCAGGGTTCTGAATCCACGttgtttgctgcattttttaagacattttttgGCAGAAGAGTGTTTAAGTCTGTTCCAGAAGGTATGTTCCTGCATGTGCCCCGCCTAGATTTTAACTTGTTATAAAAGCAGAGGTTCTTTAAGAAGCTCTTCACATATGTTTCTAAGCCAGCACATggcagaatattttcctttgcaaactgtttttcaCTGTGTGGGTTGTTAGTAGTCTTCTGTTCCTGAGCTCCTGGGGCTATTGTGGTACCACAGGAAATAACAGATCAACTTGGATTTCACAGATTCATGGTGTGCTCAGAGAAGTGGAATTGCCTTCAGTATTAGCCCTTTCCAGGCCATGCAGGCAAAgctgcctgtccctgtgccAAGGGGTGTgaggtggggagcagagggagtACCTGGCCTGCTTGTTAGGAGAACTGACCCTGCGTGATGAGCTAAATGCCAGGAGCTGGTCTCTAGctgagcattttaaaacagccagACGGTTGAGTCAAGTCGCTTGTTTGGGAAAGCGGAGGCTAAAGCTAaattctgctcctctccctcacGTTTCCTTCTGCAGCTCACTGCTTGCCTCCCAGCCTTTCTGCATCTCCTTTGCCCATCTCACTCTGCATGTGTGCTGGGAGCCGGGAGCACTCGCATTGGGGCGGTTGAGTTCTACTACATGGCAGAGAGGCTGCACGCTGCATGTTTAAGGTGTCAGCCCCTGCGGGAGCCATTCATTCTGTGCCTGCCGTGGCAGAGTGCTAGTCACCATATTCCTCAGGGCTCCCTTTGCTCTTTTGGCGATTCAGGTCCATGGACAGTAGTGTGTCCAGCCCCTCACGTATGGGGCAGGGCAAGTTtagttttcagtttatttgcTTGAAATTTGGTTGGCTCCACTCATGGCCCCAACAGTCTCCTCTGGGTCAGAGGCTGCAGCTTGGTCATCATTGGGAGCAGGACGCCTCTCTGCAGAAACGGCAGGATGTAGGTTTTAGGCTTTTCCCAGGATTGGAGAGCTTTCTGGGAAAGTACAAAACAGGCTTCAAGTAGACATGTCCGGCTGCTGCCCACACATCAGCCTTGCAGGCTCTTCAAGGCAACCAGTTCCTTTGCAACCTTGTTAAACTCTTAGGGTGATTATGGTTTCATGGTCTAATTACAGtgtgaaaaaacatttcctattATTGGTTTTGAATATGCTGCCTCCCGCATATTTGGTGTGATGCAGAGACACAGTCCAGTCTTTTTCCCATTCCCTCCTTCGTGAAGCAGATGACACTTTACATCTGGGTGCGTCTGCAGATTTTAACAACAGAAGCCATAACCTGGAATAACGAAGCATCACAAAGCAGctccttgggttttttctttaatccttAGACATTTCCAGTATAAATCATGCCTGGGATTAGCAGGATTTTTGCATTCAGGGAATATTTTGCTTTAGATATTcccaagagagagaaattcTTAAAATTGACTTTCCTTCCCATTGCCTGCAGGAGAGGGGGATGCTGTTGTACTTCCTTTGGCATTGCTCCAGTGTTACAGAGAGGCTCCGCCCCAGCTGTCAAGCAGATTGATTGAGGCAGGGGGTGCTTGTTTTGTCATGGGGAGCCAAGGACTATGGTTTGTCTGCTGGCTGAGAGGAGAATGGAGGAAAGTGGAGTTCTCACCGTTGTGAATTGTTCTGCTTGGGTAGAGCTTGTCCTCCCTCTGCTTTGAGAGGATTTGAGGAACTCCAGGCTCCTGACCAGCTTACCTAAGCCACAGGGTATGTGAAAGGCTGCTCTAAAATACGCAGCATCTGACCAGAATGTAGATTTTAAAAGCCACAAGTATTTTGAA harbors:
- the LOC142044787 gene encoding rho GTPase-activating protein 39-like isoform X1 codes for the protein MAESSDWVEIIEPRSQERMYVNLTTGECGWEPPPNLKVRQSDQKQWWELFDQNNNRFYYYNAITQQTVWHRPQGCDIVPLAQLQAMKRSSQPDCQGQQHRGSIGSDSRSTPIQMALLQEMEKGKGDCAVEKRKDPGRETPTHWQPLPGTKAAMLVKVNSLRQIQSSSNSLLQLQSAPEANSQKSLPKPAIYAQPQSTTQSPGATKQMPTGETKQSMQIKKMENGGFCLVLMNGPTSQTPSRSQTGTPQPASPKYASPAPIYDEPSLESPIYDEPPVDMDTESISMSGMSPPRSPSNSLKKQLQSTKLLQHPGMQQQQAAKKHAGNPSSTEYSPAGREYIKHMVNVDQSSKLSHSSATTADASKLPGQLTSKDSFKQSWRILEANILKNMEAHHSQQNSLQTQEYPTSISHQDSGYSTGPSPSLRRRKGRRQGTGQGRPGSVGSSSELTALNDKLIAEMRAVVGRSAACRGSKASLDAESLESGIPAESSKVRFQSDHLKKCISRSSRDDVSASNRSLYRQGLESRGSFPNSVAVPQDAVRQKRTFEKIDSLEKNVPSQTSSASSDATHHSSQPGTIELDSKQESSGQPGGCIGYHFPYNTLRKPISQSSMADWASKNLNMHTQGIFRRRISISNMLSWNGGSIKKPMLITSNRTIKKEACEMFKLVQSYMGDRQTRMDQNHVALVTVTKCWSMQGLRDELYIQLIRQTTDNTCYRSLAWGWELMAISLAFFSPSPKFQSYLEGYIYRHLDSDENIAQRIKELVDLKNKKNSKSRKKRKQNTEDEGLPISTYAKYCYRKLQKVAVTGGKKGLRKPTVEEIMHARNAIVTPSLFGSSLEEIMLRQQDMYPGNKLPWVQTQLSQQVLALGGEQTEGIFRIPGDIDEVNALKLQVDQWRIPSSLSDPNIPASLLKLWYRELEEPVIPQQFYKECISNYENPDAAVAVVQLLPELNRLVLCYLIHFLQIFAQPSNVGRTKMDVNNLAMVMAPNCLRCQSDDPRIIFENTRKEMSFLRMLIVHLDTSFIKGLV
- the LOC142044787 gene encoding rho GTPase-activating protein 39-like isoform X2, which codes for MAESSDWVEIIEPRSQERMYVNLTTGECGWEPPPNLKVRQSDQKQWWELFDQNNNRFYYYNAITQQTVWHRPQGCDIVPLAQLQAMKRSSQPDCQGQQHRGSIGSDSRSTPIQMALLQEMEKGKGDCAVEKRKDPGRETPTHWQPLPGTKAAMLVKVNSLRQIQSSSNSLLQLQSAPEANSQKSLPKPAIYAQPQSTTQSPGATKQMPTGETKQSMQIKKMENGGFCLVLMNGPTSQTPSRSQTGTPQPASPKYASPAPIYDEPSLESPIYDEPPVDMDTESISMSGMSPPRSPSNSLKKQLQSTKLLQHPGMQQQQAAKKHAGNPSSTEYSPAGREYIKHMVNVDQSSKLSHSSATTADASKLPGQLTSKDSFKQSWRILEANILKNMEAHHSQQNSLQTQEYPTSISHQDSGYSTGPSPSLRRRKGRRQGTGQGRPGSVGSSSELTALNDKLIAEMRAVVGRSAACRGSKASLDAESLESGIPAESSKVRFQSDHLKKCISRSSRDDVSASNRSLYRQGLESRGSFPNSVAVPQDAVRQKRTFEKIDSLEKNVPSQTSSASSDATHHSSQPGTIELDSKQESSGQPGGCIGYHFPYNTLRKPISQSSMADWASKNLNMHTQGIFRRRISISNMLSWNGGSIKKPMLITSNRTIKKEACEMFKLVQSYMGDRQTRMDQNHVALVTVTKCWSMQGLRDELYIQLIRQTTDNTCYRSLAWGWELMAISLAFFSPSPKFQSYLEGYIYRHLDSDENIAQRIKELVDLKNKKNSKSRKKRKQNTEDEGLPISTYAKYCYRKLQKVAVTGGKKGLRKPTVEEIMHARNAIVTPSLFGSSLEEIMLRQQDMYPGNKLPWVQTQLSQQVLALGGEQTEGIFRIPGDIDEVNALKLQVDQWRIPSSLSDPNIPDLCSAIKCGQNKDGCE